The following proteins are encoded in a genomic region of Ananas comosus cultivar F153 linkage group 25, ASM154086v1, whole genome shotgun sequence:
- the LOC109703517 gene encoding WD repeat-containing protein RUP2-like: MNNTSSSSSSSSSHYVEKEEDEGEEEEERAKCEWDFHLAAVVSSSSSGNLGASDAIGAIDFDPSGRLLATGGIARKIRVYEVERLLSPSERGGGGGEARATSFKDHAGCCARCVCAPAKLSSVRWRPDGAGRVVGCGDYDGVVAEYDVAEGGGAAVFERDEHAGRRVWSVDYAPDGSLGASGSDDRSAHVWDARSGPGAAALVGVARAGGAVCCVEFDPGGGPWVALGSADRKAYVYDLRAMGRGAAGVMEGHARAVTYVRFAGAGSVVTSAADGTHRMWDWREGKETRRYAGHANGRSFVGMGVWRGAGLVGSGSETNEVFVHDLRWKDPIWVRGFGGSSGDVAAERVFVSAVCWRQNNANNNNNNNNNNNNNNNNNNNVYGDNYKLGKDEAGLLVAGGSNGVLQVFVCRRKEELN; the protein is encoded by the coding sequence ATGAAcaacacctcctcctcctcctcctcctcctcctctcactacgtggagaaagaagaagatgaaggagaagaagaggaggagagagcgAAGTGCGAGTGGGACTTCCACCTAGCTGCGGTGgtgtcgtcgtcatcgtcgggGAATCTCGGCGCTTCGGACGCCATCGGGGCCATCGACTTCGACCCCTCGGGACGGCTCCTCGCCACGGGGGGGATCGCGAGGAAGATAAGGGTGTACGAGGTCGAGCGCCTGTTGTCGCCGagcgagagaggaggaggaggtggtgaggCGCGGGCGACGAGTTTCAAGGACCACGCGGGTTGCTGCGCGCGCTGCGTGTGCGCGCCGGCGAAGCTGAGCAGCGTGAGGTGGCGGCCGGACGGGGCGGGGCGCGTGGTGGGATGCGGCGACTACGACGGCGTGGTGGCGGAGTACGACGtggcggagggcggcggcgcggcggtgtTCGAGCGCGACGAGCACGCGGGGCGGCGGGTGTGGAGCGTGGACTACGCGCCCGACGGGTCCCTGGGCGCGTCGGGCTCCGACGACCGCAGCGCCCACGTCTGGGACGCGCGCTCCGGCCCCGGCGCGGCGGCGCTGGTCGGGGTGGCGCGCGCGGGGGGCGCGGTGTGCTGCGTGGAGTTCGACCCCGGCGGGGGCCCCTGGGTGGCGCTCGGGAGCGCGGATCGCAAGGCCTACGTGTACGACCTGCGCGCGATGGGGCGCGGCGCCGCGGGGGTCATGGAGGGGCACGCGCGCGCCGTGACCTACGTGCGCTTCGCGGGCGCGGGAAGCGTGGTGACGTCGGCGGCGGATGGGACCCACCGCATGTGGGATTGGCGGGAGGGGAAAGAGACGAGGCGCTACGCGGGCCACGCGAACGGGAGGAGCTTCGTGGGGATGGGGGTGTGGAGAGGGGCCGGGCTCGTGGGTAGCGGGTCGGAGACCAACGAGGTGTTCGTGCACGACCTCCGTTGGAAGGATCCGATATGGGTTCGCGGGTTCGGGGGGAGCTCCGGGGACGTCGCCGCGGAGAGGGTGTTCGTGAGCGCCGTGTGTTGGAGACAAAAtaatgctaataataataataataataataataataataataataacaataacaacaacaacaatgttTACGGCGATAATTATAAACTGGGAAAAGATGAAGCGGGGTTGCTCGTCGCGGGGGGCTCCAATGGGGTTCTGCAGGTGTTCGTTTgcagaagaaaagaagagttgaattaa
- the LOC109703518 gene encoding pre-mRNA cleavage factor Im 25 kDa subunit 2-like encodes MVGSPMVNLYPLANYTFGTKEPKMEKDTSVSDRLARMKVNYMKEGMRTSVEAILLVQEHRHPHLLLLQIGNTFCKLPGGRLKPGENEIEGLKRKLCSKLAVNSPSFSPNWQVGECVAVWWRPNFETVMYPYCPPHITKPKECKKLFIVHLSEREYFAVPRNLKLLAVPLFELYDNVQRYGPVISTIPQQLSRFQFNLICS; translated from the exons atggtgggtTCACCGAtggtgaacctgtaccccctcGCGAACTACACCTTCGGCACCAAGGAGCCCAAGATGGAGAAGGACACCTCCGTCTCTGATCGCCTCGCTCGCATGAAGGTCAA CTACATGAAAGAGGGGATGCGAACAAGCGTCGAGGCAATCTTACTG GTACAGGAGCACAGGCATCCGCATCTTCTGCTGCTACAAATCGGAAATACGTTTTGTAAACTTCCTGGTGGACGTTTGAAGCCTGGAGAAAATG AAATTGAGGGTTTGAAGCGAAAGCTCTGTAGCAAACTTGCGGTCAACTCGCCTTCCTTTTCACCAAATTGGCAG GTTGGGGAGTGTGTTGCTGTGTGGTGGAGGCCGAACTTTGAAACGGTGATGTATCCATACTGCCCTCCTCACATCACCAAGCCAAAG GAGTGCAAGAAGCTCTTCATTGTTCACCTATCAGAAAGAGAATATTTTGCTGTTCCAAGAAACTTGAAGCTGCTTGCTGTTCCATTATTTGAACTCTATGACAATGTTCAG AGATATGGACCCGTTATCTCTACCATTCCGCAGCAGTTGTCGAGATTCCAGTTCAACTTGATTTGTTCATGA
- the LOC109703728 gene encoding pentatricopeptide repeat-containing protein At3g29230-like, protein MPYAERLFSSPLHPPHVLLHNAMIRGYAHHGPYENALHLFDEMPLRGLAPNSFTYPYLISACARLGSSGFGKKLHCRVIKDGFDGVPVIGSSLLNFYLELDMSDARRVFDGLALKSVGLWNKMITEYVNFGDINSAREVFDGMPERDVVSWNAMFSGYVKSKYVEEAKELFQRMPKKDIVSWTAMVRALADSDDLRGARKLFDEMPERNVVSWNCMLASYTQNGKFRQALDLFLRMRLEKVAPDGYTAVSALLACAHLGDLKIGKWIHFNLINSGLQLEAIIGTSLVEMYSKCGDIDRALLTFLKMITKDVFCWNVMIKALAMHGKCADAMKLFALLKREGLVLNDYTFMGILFACSHGGLVEEGKKIFDSMEREFRVRPKIEHFGCLIDMLCRDGRVEEAKRVIKEMPYKPDIAIWGALLGGCRVSNDVVSINKVIEGITQLETEEGGVHALVSNIYAGSGQWNEAESAREKMEDGKVWKSTGCSVVLEGC, encoded by the coding sequence ATGCCCTACGCCGAGCGCCTCTTCTCCTCGCCCCTCCACCCTCCGCACGTCCTCCTCCACAACGCCATGATTAGAGGGTACGCGCACCACGGGCCCTACGAGAACGCCCTccacctgttcgacgaaatgcctcTCAGAGGCCTCGCCCCCAACAGTTTCACCTACCCGTACCTCATCTCCGCGTGCGCTCGCCTCGGGAGCTCCGGGTTCGGGAAGAAACTCCATTGCCGGGTTATCAAAGACGGGTTCGACGGTGTTCCCGTGATTGGGAGTTCCCTTCTCAATTTTTATCTAGAATTGGATATGTCCGATGCGCGGAGAGTTTTCGATGGGTTGGCATTGAAATCGGTAGGATTATGGAATAAGATGATCACTGAGTATGTGAATTTTGGCGATATCAATTCCGCGAGGGAGGTGTTCGATGGAATGCCGGAGAGGGACGTGGTGTCGTGGAATGCGATGTTTTCGGGGTATGTGAAGTCCAAGTATgtagaagaagcaaaagagttATTTCAAAGGATGCCGAAGAAAGATATAGTGTCGTGGACGGCGATGGTGAGAGCTTTAGCGGATTCTGATGATCTTAGGGGTGCGAGGAAATTGTTTGATGAGATGCCCGAGAGGAATGTGGTGTCGTGGAATTGCATGCTTGCTAGTTATACCCAGAACGGCAAATTTAGGCAGGCGCTCGATCTCTTTCTTCGGATGCGGTTGGAGAAAGTGGCTCCCGACGGGTACACTGCCGTGTCTGCGTTGTTGGCTTGCGCCCATTTAGGAGACTTGAAGATCGGGAAATGGATACATTTCAATTTAATAAATAGTGGGCTTCAGTTAGAAGCTATAATTGGCACTTCCCTCGTGGAAATGTATTCAAAATGCGGAGATATAGATAGAGCCCTCCTAACCTTCCTCAAGATGATAACGAAGGATGTGTTTTGTTGGAATGTAATGATCAAAGCGCTTGCAATGCATGGAAAGTGCGCGGATGCTATGAAACTCTTCGCCTTGCTGAAAAGAGAAGGCCTCGTGCTCAACGACTATACATTTATGGGCATCTTATTTGCATGTAGTCATGGGGGTTTGGTCGAAGAAGGTAAGAAGATCTTCGATTCGATGGAGAGGGAATTTAGGGTTCGACCGAAGATCGAACACTTCGGGTGTTTGATCGATATGCTTTGTCGAGACGGCCGTGTTGAAGAGGCTAAGAGGGTGATTAAGGAAATGCCCTATAAGCCTGATATTGCTATTTGGGGAGCTTTGCTTGGTGGATGTAGAGTTAGCAATGATGTTGTATCAATCAATAAGGTAATAGAGGGGATTACACAGCTAGAAACAGAAGAGGGTGGGGTGCATGCTCTTGTATCTAACATTTATGCTGGTTCAGGCCAATGGAATGAGGCTGAGAGTGCTAGAGAGAAGATGGAAGATGGAAAAGTTTGGAAGAGCACTGGATGTAGTGTTGTTCTTGAGGGATGCTGA